The Haloarchaeobius amylolyticus genome window below encodes:
- a CDS encoding M24 family metallopeptidase — protein MITTRLDGLLDREGHDELWFCTPANVAWLTGAETRIDASATLGIAAAKYDGEGVTVLAGPDADRLRTEELADDASVETFAWYESSLEEAVAARASEHAAADVAIDGLARIDAAAVRQPLVDRDVETYDQLGQDVASAVEAVCRELQSGDSEHEVGSAVRIALAARDIEPVSIFVGGAERAQRFVRPTPTALALGDYVVVSVTGRRDGLHAGCTRTVAFDAPDWLEARHEAAARVEATAHAVTATGVSGAGAATAGEVFDAIQSAYDAVGSPDRWQADPQGGATGYARREWLATPGSETLLQGPMAYAWTPSLPGVRRADTVLVTADGMVDRLTDTGGWPIQRVSAVGHDETYSIPAVLSA, from the coding sequence ATGATTACGACCCGCCTCGACGGCCTCCTCGACCGGGAGGGACACGACGAACTGTGGTTCTGCACCCCCGCGAACGTCGCGTGGCTCACGGGCGCCGAGACCCGCATCGACGCCAGCGCGACCCTGGGCATCGCGGCCGCGAAGTACGACGGTGAGGGCGTCACCGTCCTCGCCGGCCCGGACGCCGACCGGCTCCGGACCGAGGAACTCGCCGACGACGCGTCGGTCGAGACGTTCGCGTGGTACGAGTCGTCCCTCGAAGAGGCGGTCGCGGCCCGCGCCAGCGAGCACGCAGCCGCGGACGTGGCCATCGACGGGCTGGCGCGAATCGACGCGGCCGCGGTCCGCCAGCCACTGGTCGACCGCGACGTGGAGACCTACGACCAGCTCGGGCAGGACGTGGCGAGCGCGGTCGAGGCGGTCTGTCGCGAACTCCAGTCCGGCGACTCCGAGCACGAGGTCGGCTCGGCGGTCCGCATCGCGCTGGCGGCCCGCGACATCGAACCGGTGAGCATCTTCGTCGGCGGGGCCGAGCGCGCCCAGCGGTTCGTCCGGCCGACGCCGACCGCGCTCGCGCTGGGCGACTACGTCGTCGTCTCCGTCACGGGGCGGCGCGACGGCCTGCACGCGGGCTGTACCCGGACGGTCGCGTTCGACGCCCCGGACTGGCTCGAGGCACGCCACGAGGCCGCGGCGCGGGTCGAGGCGACGGCGCACGCGGTGACCGCGACGGGGGTCTCGGGGGCGGGGGCCGCGACGGCGGGCGAGGTCTTCGACGCCATCCAGTCGGCCTACGACGCGGTCGGGTCGCCCGACCGGTGGCAGGCCGACCCGCAGGGTGGGGCGACGGGATACGCCCGGCGTGAGTGGCTGGCGACGCCCGGCTCGGAGACGCTCCTGCAGGGGCCGATGGCCTACGCCTGGACGCCCTCGCTGCCGGGGGTCCGCCGGGCGGACACGGTCCTGGTCACGGCCGACGGGATGGTCGACCGCCTGACCGACACCGGCGGCTGGCCGATCCAGCGCGTCTCGGCGGTCGGCCACGACGAGACGTACTCGATTCCCG
- a CDS encoding COX15/CtaA family protein, whose amino-acid sequence MQALSRRGVRILAVVTTVMTGLLILLGVYTAATGTGLTCQGRWPLCGGPLFGLLPPNYASIPEWAHRFVASITGFFILGTAYGAWKVFDQRRIHLALAVAILVLPVQILLGRETVVTYTALVQTLHHGAALVIFGGFVSATAWMFDGSETRHGSASTTGHGVNADD is encoded by the coding sequence ATGCAAGCGCTCAGCAGGCGCGGCGTCCGCATCCTCGCCGTCGTCACGACCGTCATGACGGGACTGCTCATCCTGCTCGGGGTCTACACCGCAGCCACAGGCACTGGTCTGACGTGCCAGGGTCGCTGGCCGCTGTGTGGCGGGCCCCTGTTCGGCCTGCTCCCACCGAACTACGCCTCCATCCCCGAGTGGGCCCACCGCTTCGTCGCCTCCATCACCGGCTTCTTCATCCTCGGGACGGCCTACGGCGCGTGGAAGGTCTTCGACCAGCGCCGCATCCACCTCGCGCTCGCGGTCGCCATCCTCGTCCTGCCCGTGCAGATCCTGCTCGGCCGCGAGACGGTCGTCACCTACACCGCACTCGTCCAGACGCTCCACCACGGCGCCGCCCTCGTCATCTTCGGTGGCTTCGTCAGCGCGACCGCGTGGATGTTCGACGGCTCGGAGACGCGCCACGGGTCCGCCAGCACGACCGGCCACGGCGTCAACGCCGACGACTGA
- a CDS encoding Na+/H+ antiporter NhaC family protein yields MALEQIDAGAWSVVPALVAISAAWYSREALIGLFLGVLTTGLIYGAMKPAAVGVPADIASGSPALGSLLGTFFGLKTIPTLVATAPLFGSEWYIKNVLLALFAIGGTIGLMIRAGALQGVLQALASRAEDAGDAEKAAFLAGIAIHIDDYFNCLVVGSMMRPLTDRYNVSRAKLAYYVDSAGSPAARLAFYSTWGVALIGFIGAGLTAAKTQGTLPPGMSEMVTGSGENASAVTSEVWPLFLNTIFTGFYSWVALVIAALVAWQVVPNFGPMAREEKRAREEGKVVGEDHDPMLSREMDEYEMAEAADPNWVNFAIPIGAMILVALGSMFWTASPFVTADQYDTVFSVFGYSLLLPAGGEWGFAPGSFELGLAATTALVLAFVLYRLTGDIPSNDDAANAMVRGFKGIFLAAAILMMASSIQNAVTTLGIAAFVTQWFQGVPAYIVPLIVFLVTAFVSFSDGSSWSTYGIMFPIAIPVALTTGANLPIVIGAVFSGGIFGDHTSPISDTTVLASSTSGSDHMVHVRTQIPYALLTAGITALLLVIAGLTVPEGFQVIPY; encoded by the coding sequence ATGGCACTCGAGCAGATAGACGCAGGTGCGTGGTCGGTCGTCCCGGCGCTCGTCGCCATCTCGGCGGCGTGGTACAGCCGTGAGGCACTCATCGGGCTGTTCCTCGGCGTGCTCACGACAGGGCTCATCTACGGAGCCATGAAGCCGGCGGCCGTGGGCGTCCCCGCGGACATCGCGAGTGGCTCGCCGGCCCTCGGGTCGCTGCTCGGGACGTTCTTCGGACTGAAGACCATCCCGACGCTGGTGGCGACCGCCCCGCTGTTCGGCAGCGAGTGGTACATCAAGAACGTCCTCCTCGCGTTGTTCGCCATCGGTGGGACCATCGGGTTGATGATACGCGCCGGGGCGTTGCAGGGTGTCCTGCAGGCCCTCGCGTCGCGGGCGGAGGACGCGGGCGACGCCGAGAAGGCGGCGTTCCTGGCGGGCATCGCCATCCACATCGACGACTACTTCAACTGCCTCGTGGTCGGCTCGATGATGCGCCCGCTGACGGACCGGTACAACGTCTCGCGGGCGAAACTGGCGTACTACGTCGACAGCGCCGGCTCCCCGGCGGCTCGGCTCGCCTTCTACTCCACGTGGGGGGTCGCCCTCATCGGGTTCATCGGCGCGGGCCTCACCGCGGCGAAGACCCAGGGGACGCTCCCGCCGGGCATGAGCGAGATGGTCACCGGCTCCGGCGAGAACGCGAGTGCCGTCACCAGCGAGGTGTGGCCGCTCTTCCTGAACACCATCTTCACGGGCTTCTACTCGTGGGTCGCCCTCGTCATCGCGGCGCTGGTCGCGTGGCAGGTCGTCCCGAACTTCGGGCCCATGGCCCGCGAGGAGAAGCGTGCCCGCGAGGAGGGCAAGGTCGTCGGCGAGGACCACGACCCCATGCTCTCCCGGGAGATGGACGAGTACGAGATGGCCGAGGCGGCCGACCCGAACTGGGTCAACTTCGCCATCCCCATCGGCGCGATGATCCTCGTCGCCCTCGGCTCGATGTTCTGGACCGCCTCGCCGTTCGTCACCGCCGACCAGTACGACACGGTGTTCAGCGTCTTCGGCTACAGCCTGCTCCTGCCCGCCGGCGGGGAGTGGGGCTTCGCGCCCGGGTCGTTCGAACTCGGGCTCGCGGCGACGACCGCGCTCGTGCTCGCGTTCGTCCTGTACCGGCTCACCGGTGACATCCCCTCGAACGACGACGCGGCGAACGCCATGGTCCGCGGGTTCAAGGGCATCTTCCTCGCCGCGGCCATCCTCATGATGGCCTCCAGCATCCAGAACGCCGTGACGACCCTCGGCATCGCCGCGTTCGTCACGCAGTGGTTCCAGGGCGTCCCGGCGTACATCGTCCCCCTCATCGTGTTCCTCGTGACCGCGTTCGTGAGCTTCTCGGACGGCTCCTCGTGGTCGACCTACGGCATCATGTTCCCCATCGCCATCCCGGTCGCGCTGACCACCGGCGCGAACCTGCCCATCGTCATCGGCGCAGTGTTCTCCGGCGGTATCTTCGGCGACCACACCTCGCCCATCTCGGACACGACCGTGCTGGCCTCCTCGACCAGCGGCTCCGACCACATGGTCCACGTCCGGACCCAGATACCCTACGCGCTGCTGACCGCGGGCATCACGGCCCTCCTGCTCGTCATCGCCGGTCTGACCGTCCCGGAGGGGTTCCAGGTCATCCCGTACTGA
- a CDS encoding transporter substrate-binding domain-containing protein: MDRRSYLKGSGAAIVGMTLSGCLDSLSGGGGGDGDDKTIVAGTASGFPPFELKKDGELQGFDIDLLEAVVEETDYTLEQWDDLDSFDSLIPSLTSNKIDVIAAAMTITEDRDQTIDFSDPYYSANQSVLVKAGSDFQPGSLEDLPGNKVGSQKGTTGEGIITGMIEDGDFKESNYKGYDTYVLAVTDLENDNIDAVILDEPVAASFASERDVEVAFTHETGEQYGFGVRTDDDDLQEALNEGLQAVRDNGTYEQITKDWFQ, encoded by the coding sequence ATGGATAGACGTAGTTACCTCAAGGGTAGCGGTGCAGCAATCGTGGGCATGACCCTCTCGGGTTGTCTCGACTCGCTCTCGGGTGGGGGCGGTGGCGACGGCGACGACAAGACCATCGTCGCCGGGACGGCGTCCGGCTTCCCGCCGTTCGAGCTGAAGAAGGACGGCGAACTGCAGGGCTTCGACATCGACCTGCTCGAGGCCGTCGTCGAGGAGACCGACTACACGCTGGAGCAGTGGGACGACCTCGACTCGTTCGACTCGCTCATCCCGTCGCTCACCTCGAACAAGATCGACGTCATCGCCGCCGCGATGACCATCACCGAGGACCGCGACCAGACCATCGACTTCTCGGACCCGTACTACAGCGCGAACCAGTCCGTGCTCGTCAAGGCCGGCAGCGACTTCCAGCCCGGCTCGCTCGAGGACCTCCCCGGCAACAAGGTCGGCTCCCAGAAGGGGACCACCGGTGAAGGCATCATCACCGGCATGATCGAGGACGGCGACTTCAAGGAGTCCAACTACAAGGGCTACGACACCTACGTCCTCGCCGTCACCGACCTGGAGAACGACAACATCGACGCGGTCATCCTCGACGAACCCGTCGCCGCCTCCTTCGCCTCCGAGCGCGACGTCGAGGTCGCGTTCACCCACGAGACCGGCGAGCAGTACGGCTTCGGCGTCCGCACCGACGACGACGACCTCCAGGAGGCCCTGAACGAGGGGCTGCAGGCGGTCCGCGACAACGGGACCTACGAGCAGATAACCAAGGACTGGTTCCAGTAA
- a CDS encoding amino acid ABC transporter permease, giving the protein MVFDIVQPDVVLQSSDWAYVLENLDVLVFEGARLTVVLTVFSILLGFAVGLPAGIVEVYGSPWLRRPVEAVGVVLRAVPLLVILIFMYYVFSVSSDPVLAGIIALGLRSGAYQAQIFRGTLQSVSEGQMEAARSVGMSKLQAIRHVVVPQALRRSIPGFQNEFTIVLKDTSIIIILGVTELLGVTEDLFLQENRTGAALELILAASAIYFVLTFVTNRGLDYAGEYFGVPSGENA; this is encoded by the coding sequence ATGGTCTTCGACATCGTACAGCCGGACGTCGTCCTGCAGAGCTCCGACTGGGCCTACGTCCTCGAGAACCTCGACGTGCTCGTCTTCGAGGGAGCACGACTGACGGTGGTCCTCACCGTCTTCTCCATCCTCCTCGGGTTCGCGGTCGGCCTGCCTGCGGGCATCGTCGAGGTGTACGGCAGCCCGTGGCTCCGGCGGCCCGTCGAGGCCGTCGGCGTGGTGCTCCGGGCCGTGCCCCTGCTCGTCATCCTCATCTTCATGTACTACGTGTTCTCGGTGTCGAGCGACCCGGTGCTGGCGGGCATCATCGCCCTCGGGCTCCGCAGTGGAGCGTACCAGGCACAGATCTTCCGCGGGACGCTCCAGAGCGTCAGCGAGGGCCAGATGGAGGCCGCCCGGTCGGTCGGGATGTCGAAGCTCCAGGCCATCCGGCACGTCGTCGTGCCCCAGGCGCTCCGGCGCTCGATTCCGGGCTTCCAGAACGAGTTCACCATCGTCCTGAAGGACACGAGTATCATCATCATCCTCGGCGTCACCGAGTTGCTCGGCGTCACCGAGGACCTGTTCCTGCAGGAGAACCGGACGGGCGCGGCACTGGAGCTCATCCTCGCGGCGAGTGCCATCTACTTCGTGCTGACGTTCGTGACGAACCGCGGCCTCGACTACGCCGGCGAGTACTTCGGCGTCCCCTCGGGTGAGAACGCATGA
- a CDS encoding amino acid ABC transporter ATP-binding protein, whose amino-acid sequence MSDPLLRVEDVHKSYGDEEVLNGISFELDRGDVEVLAGPSGSGKSTLLRCVNRLTEIDSGEIYLDGELVSGPDTDVNELRKQVGMVFQDFNLFLHLTALENITLGLRRVKGVPKAEARDRAMDHLKEVGLADQADSYPAELSGGQKQRVGIARALAMDPKLMLFDEPTSALDPELVGEVTSVMRDLADEGMTMLVVTHEMGFAREAASRMMFLADGKLVERGPPRQLFESPEQPRTRQFLERLTTMHGGGTP is encoded by the coding sequence ATGAGTGACCCACTACTGCGCGTCGAAGACGTGCACAAGAGCTACGGTGACGAAGAGGTTCTGAACGGCATCAGTTTCGAGCTGGACCGCGGCGACGTGGAGGTGCTGGCCGGGCCGAGCGGCTCGGGCAAGTCCACGCTCCTGCGCTGTGTGAACCGGCTCACGGAGATCGACTCGGGGGAGATCTACCTCGACGGTGAACTGGTCTCCGGCCCGGACACCGACGTGAACGAACTGCGCAAGCAGGTCGGCATGGTGTTCCAGGACTTCAACCTGTTCTTGCACCTGACGGCGCTGGAGAACATCACGCTCGGGCTGCGCCGGGTCAAGGGCGTCCCGAAGGCGGAGGCCCGCGACCGGGCGATGGACCACCTGAAGGAGGTCGGCCTCGCGGACCAGGCCGACTCCTACCCGGCGGAGCTCTCCGGCGGCCAGAAACAGCGCGTCGGTATCGCCCGGGCGCTCGCGATGGACCCGAAGCTCATGCTGTTCGACGAGCCGACCAGCGCGCTCGACCCCGAACTCGTCGGCGAGGTCACCTCGGTCATGCGCGACCTCGCGGACGAGGGCATGACGATGCTCGTCGTCACCCACGAGATGGGCTTCGCCCGCGAGGCCGCCTCGCGGATGATGTTCCTCGCGGACGGGAAACTGGTCGAGCGCGGGCCGCCGAGGCAGCTGTTCGAGTCGCCGGAGCAGCCCCGGACCCGGCAGTTCCTCGAACGCCTCACGACCATGCACGGTGGTGGCACGCCGTGA
- a CDS encoding amino acid ABC transporter permease, producing the protein MSTADWTRRQVGDVSLGGGTLLVAGVLFWGYLVTRWLIEWNWVPFGTPGEPLVDPAALGLGPGWTVAIGSLPSLAEGAYITVVITVVAIAAGLVIAVPLAVFRVYGNLGKYVSLGFTELVRGTPLIAQLYVLYYGLNLSQYFRGLATIGPIELDPALWVALVGFTISSAAYQAEYIRAAIESVDPQQLTAARAVGLTQREGIRHVVLPQTLRYGIPGWTNELVYLIKYSSLATFITVSELFREADAIASDTFRYTAMFTVVALMYIGIVLTATKLMSHVETRVAIPGLGQSEGR; encoded by the coding sequence GTGAGCACCGCGGACTGGACCCGGCGCCAGGTCGGCGACGTGTCCCTCGGCGGCGGCACCCTGCTCGTCGCCGGCGTGCTGTTCTGGGGCTACCTCGTCACCCGGTGGCTCATCGAGTGGAACTGGGTCCCGTTCGGGACGCCCGGCGAGCCGCTGGTCGACCCGGCCGCGCTCGGCCTCGGACCGGGCTGGACGGTCGCCATCGGCTCCCTGCCGAGCCTCGCGGAGGGCGCGTACATCACGGTCGTCATCACGGTCGTCGCCATCGCGGCTGGACTGGTCATCGCGGTCCCGCTCGCGGTGTTCCGCGTCTACGGGAACCTCGGCAAGTACGTCTCGCTCGGGTTCACCGAACTCGTCCGCGGGACGCCCCTCATCGCCCAGCTCTACGTGCTGTACTACGGGCTGAACCTCTCGCAGTACTTCCGTGGACTGGCGACCATCGGCCCCATCGAACTCGACCCGGCGCTGTGGGTCGCCCTCGTCGGCTTCACCATCAGCAGCGCGGCCTACCAGGCCGAGTACATCCGGGCCGCCATCGAGAGCGTCGACCCGCAACAGCTCACCGCGGCCCGCGCGGTCGGGCTCACCCAGCGCGAGGGTATCCGCCACGTCGTCCTGCCACAGACGCTGCGCTACGGGATTCCGGGCTGGACGAACGAGCTCGTCTACCTCATCAAGTACTCGTCGCTGGCGACGTTCATCACGGTCTCCGAGCTGTTCCGCGAGGCCGACGCCATCGCCTCGGACACGTTCCGGTACACCGCGATGTTCACCGTCGTCGCGCTGATGTACATCGGCATCGTGCTGACCGCGACGAAGCTCATGAGCCACGTCGAGACGCGGGTCGCGATTCCGGGACTCGGCCAGTCCGAGGGACGCTGA
- a CDS encoding S8 family serine peptidase has product MVKHTRRDVLKLSGGVLGGIAVGSTVTAAESTDRFIVKADADELGGDLSVVHAMDPVDFTVVEGPESALDAAGVDYAPDVEIELDRPEMKQDVGAELEDEPLYPLQWGKEAQNVPEAHEVTRGEGTRVAIVDTGVAAGHPDLEHAVNEDLSQDFTGDGYGAAGPYGGYHGTHVAGIVAANDKNEAGVAGTAPATEIVDCRVFSPSALASFADIVAAAVYAAEIGCDVANMSIGAYPVSRKGIGSFYGKVLNATMAYGRRQGTLYVVSAGNDAADLQHDGRVCVENDDGTTDCFPAISLPNEAANVMSISATGPIGFGWGDDGLEEPPTTPANYTNYGTNAIDVSAPGGNYDPEAAANDVPGWYYDLVLNTVAIPSFDDDGNYLGADYSYSWVAGTSMAAPNVAGAAALVASQQEKTSANKVRNVLRRTARDVGDKPYHGSGFVDVEAAVTD; this is encoded by the coding sequence ATGGTGAAGCACACCAGACGTGACGTTCTCAAGCTCAGTGGGGGAGTACTCGGCGGTATCGCGGTCGGCTCGACCGTGACAGCGGCCGAGTCCACGGACCGGTTCATCGTCAAGGCGGACGCCGACGAACTCGGCGGCGACCTCTCGGTCGTCCACGCGATGGACCCCGTCGACTTCACGGTCGTCGAGGGCCCCGAATCGGCGCTCGACGCCGCGGGCGTCGACTACGCGCCCGACGTCGAGATCGAACTCGACAGACCCGAGATGAAACAGGACGTCGGCGCCGAACTCGAGGACGAGCCGCTCTACCCCCTCCAGTGGGGCAAGGAGGCCCAGAACGTCCCCGAAGCACACGAGGTCACCCGCGGCGAGGGCACCCGCGTCGCCATCGTCGACACCGGGGTCGCCGCCGGCCACCCGGACCTCGAACACGCCGTGAACGAGGACCTCTCGCAGGACTTCACCGGCGACGGCTACGGCGCCGCCGGCCCTTACGGCGGCTACCACGGCACCCACGTCGCCGGCATCGTCGCCGCGAACGACAAGAACGAGGCCGGCGTCGCGGGCACCGCCCCGGCGACCGAGATCGTCGACTGCCGGGTCTTCTCGCCGAGCGCGCTGGCGAGCTTCGCCGACATCGTGGCCGCCGCGGTGTACGCCGCCGAGATCGGCTGTGACGTGGCCAACATGAGCATCGGCGCCTACCCCGTCTCCCGGAAGGGTATCGGCTCGTTCTACGGGAAGGTGCTCAACGCGACGATGGCGTACGGGCGCCGCCAGGGCACCCTGTACGTCGTCTCGGCGGGCAACGACGCCGCCGACCTCCAGCACGACGGGCGCGTCTGCGTCGAGAACGACGACGGAACGACCGACTGCTTCCCGGCCATCAGCCTCCCGAACGAGGCCGCGAACGTGATGAGCATCTCCGCGACTGGCCCCATCGGCTTCGGCTGGGGCGACGACGGTCTCGAGGAGCCGCCGACCACGCCCGCCAACTACACGAACTACGGGACCAACGCCATCGACGTGAGCGCCCCCGGCGGCAACTACGACCCCGAAGCCGCGGCGAACGACGTCCCCGGCTGGTACTACGACCTGGTGCTCAACACGGTCGCTATCCCGTCGTTCGACGACGACGGGAACTATCTGGGTGCCGACTACAGTTACAGCTGGGTCGCCGGCACCTCGATGGCCGCCCCGAACGTCGCCGGCGCCGCCGCGCTCGTCGCCAGCCAGCAGGAGAAGACCAGCGCCAACAAGGTCCGCAACGTCCTCCGGCGCACCGCCCGTGACGTCGGCGACAAGCCGTACCACGGTTCCGGCTTCGTCGACGTCGAGGCCGCCGTCACGGACTGA